In a genomic window of Equus przewalskii isolate Varuska chromosome 4, EquPr2, whole genome shotgun sequence:
- the SSBP1 gene encoding single-stranded DNA-binding protein, mitochondrial isoform X3 translates to MFRRPVLQVLHQFVRHESEIASSLVLERSLNRVQLLGRVGQDPVMRQVEGKNPVTIFSLATNEMWRSGESEAYQMGDVSQKTTWHRISVFRPGLRDVAYQYVKKGSRIYVEGKVDYGEYTDKNNVRRQATTIIADNIIFLSDQTKEKA, encoded by the exons atGTTTCGAAGACCTGTATTACAG GTACTTCATCAATTTGTAAGACATGAATCTGAAATAGCTAGTAGCTTGGTTCTTGAAAGAT CTCTGAATCGTGTACAGTTACTTGGGCGAGTAGGTCAGGACCCTGTCATGAGACAGGTGGAAGGAAAAAACCCAGTCACAATATTTTCTCTAGCAACAAATGAGATGTGGCGATCAGGAGAAAGTGAAGCATACCAAATGG GTGATGTTAGTCAAAAGACAACGTGGCACAGAATTTCAGTATTTCGGCCAGGCCTCAGAGACGTGGCATATCAGTATGTGAAAAAGGG GTCTCGAATTTATGTGGAAGGAAAAGTAGACTATGGTGAATACACGGATAAAAATAATGTGAGACGACAAGCAACAACAATTATAGCTG ATAATATTATATTTCTGAGTGACCAGACAAAAGAGAAGGCATAG
- the SSBP1 gene encoding single-stranded DNA-binding protein, mitochondrial isoform X2, which produces MFRRPVLQVLHQFVRHESEIASSLVLERSLNRVQLLGRVGQDPVMRQVEGKNPVTIFSLATNEMWRSGESEAYQMGDVSQKTTWHRISVFRPGLRDVAYQYVKKGSRIYVEGKVDYGEYTDKNNVRRQATTIIAVAILDHEMIFRMEIRRSWDL; this is translated from the exons atGTTTCGAAGACCTGTATTACAG GTACTTCATCAATTTGTAAGACATGAATCTGAAATAGCTAGTAGCTTGGTTCTTGAAAGAT CTCTGAATCGTGTACAGTTACTTGGGCGAGTAGGTCAGGACCCTGTCATGAGACAGGTGGAAGGAAAAAACCCAGTCACAATATTTTCTCTAGCAACAAATGAGATGTGGCGATCAGGAGAAAGTGAAGCATACCAAATGG GTGATGTTAGTCAAAAGACAACGTGGCACAGAATTTCAGTATTTCGGCCAGGCCTCAGAGACGTGGCATATCAGTATGTGAAAAAGGG GTCTCGAATTTATGTGGAAGGAAAAGTAGACTATGGTGAATACACGGATAAAAATAATGTGAGACGACAAGCAACAACAATTATAGCTG TAGCTATCTTGGACCATGAGATGATTTTCAGGATGGAAATCAGAAGAAGCTGGGATCTGTGA
- the SSBP1 gene encoding single-stranded DNA-binding protein, mitochondrial isoform X1, producing the protein MFRRPVLQVLHQFVRHESEIASSLVLERSLNRVQLLGRVGQDPVMRQVEGKNPVTIFSLATNEMWRSGESEAYQMGDVSQKTTWHRISVFRPGLRDVAYQYVKKGSRIYVEGKVDYGEYTDKNNVRRQATTIIADPHNKSFPASCTSLGLASRDIYLLKNFFPDLCEV; encoded by the exons atGTTTCGAAGACCTGTATTACAG GTACTTCATCAATTTGTAAGACATGAATCTGAAATAGCTAGTAGCTTGGTTCTTGAAAGAT CTCTGAATCGTGTACAGTTACTTGGGCGAGTAGGTCAGGACCCTGTCATGAGACAGGTGGAAGGAAAAAACCCAGTCACAATATTTTCTCTAGCAACAAATGAGATGTGGCGATCAGGAGAAAGTGAAGCATACCAAATGG GTGATGTTAGTCAAAAGACAACGTGGCACAGAATTTCAGTATTTCGGCCAGGCCTCAGAGACGTGGCATATCAGTATGTGAAAAAGGG GTCTCGAATTTATGTGGAAGGAAAAGTAGACTATGGTGAATACACGGATAAAAATAATGTGAGACGACAAGCAACAACAATTATAGCTG ATCCTCACAACAAATCATTTCCTGCATCCTGTACTTCCTTGGGCCTTGCCTCCAGAGATatctatttgttaaaaaatttttttccggACCTGTGTGAGGTATAG
- the TAS2R3 gene encoding taste receptor type 2 member 3, with the protein MERNFKSARRLYIKRKKKDQVCLIADMLGLTEWVFLVLSATQFLLGMLGNGFIELVNGSSWFKNKRISLSDFIITNLALSRIVLLWVLLVDGVLMVFSSKVREERIVMQIIYVSWTFTNHLSIWLATCLSVLYCLKIASFSHPTFLWLKWRVSRVVIWMLLGALLLSCGSAVSLTHGFKIYSVFRGINGTRNVTEHFKKRNEYGLIHVLWTLWNLPPLIVSLASYFLLILSLGRHMWQMQQNGTSAGNLSTEAHKRAIKIILSFLFLFLLYFLAFIITTASDFLPGTKMVKMIGEIITMFYPAGHSFILILGNSKLKQMFVEMLWCKPGHLKSGSKGSFSP; encoded by the coding sequence ATGGAGAGAAACTTCAAATCAGCAAGGAGATTGTacatcaaaagaaagaagaaagatcaggTCTGCCTAATAGCTGATATGTTGGGACTCACTGAGTGGGTGTTTCTGGTTCTATCTGCCACTCAGTTCCTTCTGGGAATGCTGGGGAATGGTTTTATAGAGTTGGTCAATGGCAGCAGCTGGTTCAAGAACAAGAGAATCTCTTTGTCTGACTTCATCATCACTAACCTGGCTCTCTCCAGGATCGTTCTGCTGTGGGTTCTCTTGGTTGATGGTGTTTTAATGGTGTTCTCTTCCAAAGTACGTGAGGAAAGGATAGTAATGCAAATTATTTATGTTTCCTGGACATTTACAAACCATCTGAGTATTTGGCTTGCCACCTGTCTCAGTGTCCTCTACTGCCTGAAAATTGCCAGTTTCTCCCACCCTACATTCCTCTGGCTCAAGTGGAGAGTTTCCAGAGTCGTCATATGGATGCTCTTGGGTGCGCTGCTCTTATCATGTGGCAGTGCCGTGTCTCTGACCCATGGATTTAAGATTTATTCTGTTTTCCGTGGAATCAATGGCACAAGGAATGTGACTGAgcactttaaaaagagaaatgaatatgGATTGATCCATGTTCTTTGGACTCTGTGGAACCTCCCTCCGTTAATTGTGTCTCTGGCCTCCTACTTTCTGCTCATCCTCTCCCTGGGAAGGCACATGTGGCAGATGCAgcaaaatggtaccagtgccggaaATCTAAGCACTGAAGCTCACAAGAGGGCCATCAAAatcatcctctccttcctctttctcttcctacttTACTTTCTTGCCTTTATAATTACAACAGCCAGTGATTTCCTACCAGGAACTAAGATGGTTAAGATGATTGGAGAAATAATTACAATGTTTTATCCTGCTGGCCACTCATTTATTCTCATTCTGGGAAACAGCAAGCTGAAGCAGATGTTTGTGGAGATGCTCTGGTGTAAGCCTGGTCATCTGAAGTCTGGATCCAAGGGCTCCTTTTCCCCATAG
- the TAS2R4 gene encoding taste receptor type 2 member 4 — translation MLRIFFICSVIVSVILTCVGLIVNLFIAVVNYKTWVKSHRISSSDRILFSLGITRFLMLGILLLNNVYINSLKVERSVYLSTFFLLCWIFLDSNSLWSVTLLNALYCVKITNFQHSMFLLLKRNLSPMIPRLQLACVLISAFTTLLYVLLRQTSPVPEFVTGRNSTVFNINEGILFLVTSLVSSSFLQFMINVTSASLLINSLRRHIQKMQRNATGFWNPQTEAHVGAMKLMICFLILYIPYSVAALLHYVPSSVGMNLGARSICVIVSTLYPPGHSVLIILTHRKLKTKAKKILCFNKWWNFSSK, via the coding sequence ATGCTTCGGATATTTTTTATCTGTTCTGTTATTGTCTCAGTAATTTTGACCTGTGTAGGACTCATTGTGAACCTGTTTATTGCAGTAGTCAATTATAAGACTTGGGTCAAAAGCCACAGAATCTCCTCTTCTGATAGGATCCTGTTCAGCTTGGGCATCACCAGATTTCTTATGCTGGGAATTCTTCTACTGAATAATGTCTACATCAACTCTCTGAAAGTTGAAAGGTCAGTCTACTTATCCACTTTTTTCCTGTTGTGTTGGATATTTTTGGACTCTAATAGTCTCTGGTCTGTAACCTTGCTCAATGCCTTGTACTGTGTGAAGATTACTAACTTCCAACACTCCATGTTTCTCCTGCTGAAACGAAATCTCTCCCCAATGATCCCCAGGCTACAGCTGGCCTGTGTGCTGATTTCTGCCTTCACCACTCTCCTGTATGTTTTGCTCAGACAGACATCACCCGTCCCTGAATTTGTGACTGGGAGAAACAGCACAGTATTTAACATCAATGAGGGCATCTTGTTTTTGGTGACCTCTTTGGTCTCGAGCTCATTTCTCCAGTTCATGATTAATGTGACGTCTGCTTCCTTGTTAATAAATTCCTTGAGGAGACATATacagaagatgcagagaaatgcCACTGGCTTTTGGAATCCCCAGACTGAAGCTCATGTGGGTGCAATGAAGCTGAtgatctgtttcctcatcctctACATTCCATATTCAGTTGCTGCCCTACTCCATTATGTCCCTTCTTCTGTAGGGATGAATTTAGGAGCCAGATCCATTTGTGTGATTGTTTCCACCTTATACCCTCCAGGACATTCTGTTCTTATTATTCTCACACATCgtaaactgaaaacaaaagcaaagaagattctttgtttcaacaaatggtggAATTTCAGTAGTAAATAG